A window of Drosophila subobscura isolate 14011-0131.10 chromosome E, UCBerk_Dsub_1.0, whole genome shotgun sequence contains these coding sequences:
- the LOC117891374 gene encoding solute carrier family 2, facilitated glucose transporter member 7, which translates to MVFVMHVTPAGGRGWNTFLLLICVSVTMGTTIPVGYFFGVLNAPAELIKRWCEDILASEYDTIVSPSQLDILWTSIVSIYLIGGICGSCFSALCSDKYGRKGCLMISGAVLVVCGMLFTWCRAAKSLEMLMVGRFLGGIASALIFTAQPMYLLELAPSELSGSVGVFTCIGVTGGILLAQVMTLSQLLGNEDLWPYALSFYTLLVVASLLPMWWFPESPRWLYLHKRDSAASELALRRIRGHGAEEEVQRELLQMKNTLEAQAQASSKDSSLCQVLGDRELFLPLLLVCSFQATQQLSGINAIFFYSLSILTEAGFSPGAATWLNLGIGGFNLCTSLLGPLLIQKFPRRPLMMLSCAVCALSLLAMSIGLYFLESSESTVLTYFCAAFILSFILGFQIGLGPIAYFIGSELLEDSPRPVAMSMGSLFSWIGNFLVGMCFPLLQGVWSSFAFMPCMCVCIYCLLLTWRYLPETRGREPKDVKPLMSHGLRSKLD; encoded by the exons ATGGTCTTTGTTATG CACGTTACGCCTGCCGGCGGCCGCGGCTGGAACAcgtttctgctgctcatctGCGTTAGCGTTACGATGGGCACCACCATTCCGGTGGGATACTTTTTCGGCGTTCTCAATGCACCGGCCGAGCTCATCAAGCGCTGGTGTGAGGATATCCTGGCCAGCGAGTACGACACCATTGTGAGCCCCAGTCAGCTGGATATACTGTGGACAAGCATCGTCTCCATCTATCTGATTGGGGGCATTTGCGGCTCCTGTTTCAGCGCCCTGTGTAGCGACAAGTACGGCCG AAAGGGCTGCCTCATGATTAGCGGTGCGGTGCTTGTGGTTTGCGGCATGCTCTTCACTTGGTGTCGGGCTGCCAAGTCGCTGGAGATGCTGATGGTTGGACGCTTCTTGGGCGGGATTGCCTCTGCCCTGATTTTCACCGCCCAGCCCATGTatctgctggagctggctcCCTCGGAGCTGAGCGGCAGTGTGGGCGTCTTCACCTGCATCGGGGTAACGGGTGGCATTCTGCTCGCTCAGGTGATGACCCTCTCCCAGCTGCTTGGCAACGAGGATCTGTGGCCCTACGCCCTCAGCTTCTACACCCTGCTGGTAGTCGCCTCGCTGCTGCCTATGTGGTGGTTTCCGGAGAGTCCTCGCTGGCTCTACCTGCACAAGCGCGACTCGGCCGCCAGTGAGCTGGCTTTGCGTCGTATCCGAGGGCATGGGGCCGAAGAGGAAGTTCAGCGGGAGCTGCTCCAGATGAAGAACACGTTggaggcccaggcccaggccagcAGCAAGGATAGCTCCCTGTGCCAGGTTCTGGGCGACAGAGAGCTGTTTCTGCCACTGCTCTTGGTCTGCTCCTTCCAGGCCACACAACAGCTGAGTGGCATCAATGCT ATCTTCTTCTACTCCCTGTCCATTCTGACGGAGGCGGGCTTCTCCCCTGGAGCAGCCACCTGGCTGAATCTGGGCATTGGCGGCTTCAATCTGTGCACCTCCCTGCTGGGCCCGCTTCTGATACAAAAGTTTCCGCGTCGTCCCCTGATGATGTTGTCCTGCGCCGTTTGCGCCCTATCGCTTTTGGCCATGTCCATTGGTTTGTACTTCCTGGAGAGCTCGGAGAGCACGGTGCTGACCTATTTCTGCGCTGCCTTCATCCTCAGCTTCATCCTGGGCTTCCAGATTGGACTCGGTCCCATAGCCTACTTCATTGGCTCTG AGCTACTCGAGGACTCGCCCCGCCCCGTGGCCATGTCGATGGGCAGCCTCTTCTCGTGGATTGGAAACTTCCTGGTGGGCATGTGCTTCCCCCTGCTCCAGGGCGTCTGGAGCTCGTTCGCCTTCATGCcgtgcatgtgcgtgtgcatctactgcctgctgctcacCTGGCGCTATCTGCCAGAGACGCGTGGACGCGAGCCCAAAGATGTCAAGCCACTGATGAGCCACGGACTGCGCTCCAAACTGGACTAA
- the LOC117892628 gene encoding solute carrier family 2, facilitated glucose transporter member 7-like: protein MKKLTTMAEEKQGWTAYLLLICICITLGAVIPIGYSFGVVNAPTKFIRVWIFESAQSRYTTVLGDTQLTTLMACVVSMFQVGGIVGSLFAPCCNTKLGRRGSLLVGGALLTMAALLQFFCRMANSVEMLLLGRLVGGMAAALVYTTQPMYLVELAPAELSGSVGVFTCIGITGGVVVGQLCSFDFLLGTRKHWHYALAGYVLG from the exons ATGAAAAAACTCACCACAATGGCCGAGGAGAAGCAAGGCTGGACAGCGTACCTGCtgctaatttgcatttgcatcaCCCTTGGGGCCGTCATTCCCATCGGATACTCGTTCGGCGTGGTCAACGCCCCAACCAAG TTCATCAGAGTTTGGATTTTCGAGTCAGCGCAGTCCAGATACACGACCGTCTTGGGCGACACACAGCTGACGACTCTAATGGCTTGCGTGGTGTCCATGTTCCAAGTCGGTGGCATTGTCGGCTCTCTGTTTGCGCCCTGCTGCAACACGAAGCTGGGACGTAGGGGCAGCCTACTGGTAGGTGGAGCTCTTCTGACAATGGCCGCATTGCTGCAGTTCTTCTGCCGCATGGCCAACTCGgtggaaatgctgctgctggggcgtCTAGTAGGCGGTATGGCAGCGGCCCTAGTCTACACCACTCAGCCCATGTATCTGGTGGAGCTGGCGCCGGCGGAGCTGAGCGGCAGCGTGGGCGTCTTCACTTGCATCGGCATCACCGGCGGGGTTGTGGTGGGGCAGCTCTGTTCCTTCGATTTCCTGTTAGGAACCAGGAAACACTGGCACTACGCCCTGGCTGGCTATgtgttaggttag
- the LOC117891105 gene encoding solute carrier family 2, facilitated glucose transporter member 1 isoform X1, producing the protein MNMANKSYPAESQQLYPQPTRVELLSPQTETNQKPGWSKLLLLVAFATTFGGAVSTGYCIGVINAPSKLMKIWCNQTLHDNYGSNLSETGLDLLWSSIVSVFLVGGAIGSLGGAGAANKFGRKACYLICGALFSVGAVLFFFCRAANSVEMLLIGRFIVGLASGLVTATLPMYLSEVAPLALRGTLGVFCAVGVTGGVVVGQVCSLADVFGTADLWHYALTAYMGLIIVCYLPSYLFPESPKFLYIVKGNRAAAKRELQRLRGEGAEELIAQELAEMEAEANAKVQTSSFCDVLRDSRLLLPLVIVCCFHGGQQLSGINAIFYYSVSIFEKAGLSTVNAQWANLGAGCLNLAISLLGPWLMAYCNRRTLMMFSCAMCSVFLFTIAFVLYYIDFVSWFAIACICCIMGYIFFYQFGLGPIPYFIGSELFEVAPRSVAMSMGSLASWTCNFIIGISFPSLQNAWGAFVFLPFSITCVLLCLLTKFYLPETRGRDPSEVAPLVSNGFRSKVK; encoded by the exons ATGaatatggcaaacaaaagttaCCCCGCCGAATCACAACAGTTATACCCCCAGCCCACACGAGTGGAACTGCTGTCGCCGCAGACGGAAACAAATCAG AAACCGGGATGGAGcaagctgctgttgctggtggccTTTGCCACCACCTTTGGTGGAGCGGTGTCAACGGGCTACTGCATAGGCGTTATCAATGCTCCCTCCAAG CTGATGAAAATTTGGTGTAATCAAACGCTGCATGACAACTATGGCAGCAACCTGAGCGAAACCGGACTGGATTTGCTCTGGTCGAgcattgtttctgttttcctgGTTGGTGGCGCCATCGGCTCTCTGGGCGGTGCTGGTGCGGCCAATAAATTCGGCAG AAAAGCATGTTATCTCATTTGCGGGGCGCTGTTCTCAGTCGGAGCCgtgctcttctttttctgcCGCGCCGCTAACTCTGTAGAAATGCTGCTGATTGGACGCTTCATTGTGGGTCTCGCATCGGGCCTTGTAACCGCCACCCTGCCCATGTATCTGTCCGAGGTGGCTCCGCTAGCGCTGCGCGGTACACTGGGCGTCTTCTGTGCTGTGGGTGTGACGGGAGGCGTGGTCGTGGGCCAGGTGTGCAGTCTGGCGGATGTCTTTGGCACCGCTGATCTCTGGCACTATGCGTTGACCGCTTACATGGGCCTGATCATTGTGTGCTACCTGCCCTCATATCTCTTCCCCGAGAGCCCCAAGTTCCTGTACATAGTCAAAGGCAATCGTGCGGCGGCCAAGCGcgagctgcagcggctgcgtGGCGAGGGCGCGGAGGAGCTCATCGCCCAGGAGCTGGCTGAAATGGAAGCCGAGGCTAATGCCAAGGTGCAGACAAGCAGCTTCTGCGATGTGCTGCGCGATTCCCGCCTTCTGCTACCGCTTGTCATTGTCTGCTGCTTCCACGgcggccagcagctgtcgGGCATCAATGCA ATCTTCTACTACTCAGTGTCCATCTTTGAGAAGGCCGGCCTCTCAACAGTGAATGCTCAGTGGGCCAATTTGGGTGCTGGATGCCTGAATCTGGCCATCTCGCTGCTGGGACCCTGGCTTATGGCCTACTGCAATAGACGCACCCTGATGATGTTCTCCTGCGCCATGTGCTCCGTCTTTCTCTTCACAATTGCCTTCGTCTTGTACTAtatt GACTTTGTCAGCTGGTTTGCCATTGCCTGCATTTGCTGCATCATGGGATACATTTTCTTTTACCAGTTCGGCCTGGGCCCCATTCCGTACTTCATTGGATCAG aACTTTTCGAGGTGGCCCCTCGCTCCGTTGCCATGTCGATGGGCAGCCTGGCGTCATGGACCTGCAATTTTATAATTGGCATATCCTTCCCCAGTCTGCAGAATGCCTGGGGAGCCTTCGTCTTCCTGCCGTTCTCCATTACCTGTGTGCTGCTCTGTTTGCTAACGAAATTCTATCTGCCGGAAACGCGAGGGCGCGATCCCTCAGAGGTGGCACCTCTCGTCTCCAATGGTTTCCGGTCCAAGGTCAAATGA
- the LOC117891105 gene encoding solute carrier family 2, facilitated glucose transporter member 1 isoform X2, which yields MGSTKNNNDKPGWSKLLLLVAFATTFGGAVSTGYCIGVINAPSKLMKIWCNQTLHDNYGSNLSETGLDLLWSSIVSVFLVGGAIGSLGGAGAANKFGRKACYLICGALFSVGAVLFFFCRAANSVEMLLIGRFIVGLASGLVTATLPMYLSEVAPLALRGTLGVFCAVGVTGGVVVGQVCSLADVFGTADLWHYALTAYMGLIIVCYLPSYLFPESPKFLYIVKGNRAAAKRELQRLRGEGAEELIAQELAEMEAEANAKVQTSSFCDVLRDSRLLLPLVIVCCFHGGQQLSGINAIFYYSVSIFEKAGLSTVNAQWANLGAGCLNLAISLLGPWLMAYCNRRTLMMFSCAMCSVFLFTIAFVLYYIDFVSWFAIACICCIMGYIFFYQFGLGPIPYFIGSELFEVAPRSVAMSMGSLASWTCNFIIGISFPSLQNAWGAFVFLPFSITCVLLCLLTKFYLPETRGRDPSEVAPLVSNGFRSKVK from the exons ATGGGctccacaaaaaataacaatgaT AAACCGGGATGGAGcaagctgctgttgctggtggccTTTGCCACCACCTTTGGTGGAGCGGTGTCAACGGGCTACTGCATAGGCGTTATCAATGCTCCCTCCAAG CTGATGAAAATTTGGTGTAATCAAACGCTGCATGACAACTATGGCAGCAACCTGAGCGAAACCGGACTGGATTTGCTCTGGTCGAgcattgtttctgttttcctgGTTGGTGGCGCCATCGGCTCTCTGGGCGGTGCTGGTGCGGCCAATAAATTCGGCAG AAAAGCATGTTATCTCATTTGCGGGGCGCTGTTCTCAGTCGGAGCCgtgctcttctttttctgcCGCGCCGCTAACTCTGTAGAAATGCTGCTGATTGGACGCTTCATTGTGGGTCTCGCATCGGGCCTTGTAACCGCCACCCTGCCCATGTATCTGTCCGAGGTGGCTCCGCTAGCGCTGCGCGGTACACTGGGCGTCTTCTGTGCTGTGGGTGTGACGGGAGGCGTGGTCGTGGGCCAGGTGTGCAGTCTGGCGGATGTCTTTGGCACCGCTGATCTCTGGCACTATGCGTTGACCGCTTACATGGGCCTGATCATTGTGTGCTACCTGCCCTCATATCTCTTCCCCGAGAGCCCCAAGTTCCTGTACATAGTCAAAGGCAATCGTGCGGCGGCCAAGCGcgagctgcagcggctgcgtGGCGAGGGCGCGGAGGAGCTCATCGCCCAGGAGCTGGCTGAAATGGAAGCCGAGGCTAATGCCAAGGTGCAGACAAGCAGCTTCTGCGATGTGCTGCGCGATTCCCGCCTTCTGCTACCGCTTGTCATTGTCTGCTGCTTCCACGgcggccagcagctgtcgGGCATCAATGCA ATCTTCTACTACTCAGTGTCCATCTTTGAGAAGGCCGGCCTCTCAACAGTGAATGCTCAGTGGGCCAATTTGGGTGCTGGATGCCTGAATCTGGCCATCTCGCTGCTGGGACCCTGGCTTATGGCCTACTGCAATAGACGCACCCTGATGATGTTCTCCTGCGCCATGTGCTCCGTCTTTCTCTTCACAATTGCCTTCGTCTTGTACTAtatt GACTTTGTCAGCTGGTTTGCCATTGCCTGCATTTGCTGCATCATGGGATACATTTTCTTTTACCAGTTCGGCCTGGGCCCCATTCCGTACTTCATTGGATCAG aACTTTTCGAGGTGGCCCCTCGCTCCGTTGCCATGTCGATGGGCAGCCTGGCGTCATGGACCTGCAATTTTATAATTGGCATATCCTTCCCCAGTCTGCAGAATGCCTGGGGAGCCTTCGTCTTCCTGCCGTTCTCCATTACCTGTGTGCTGCTCTGTTTGCTAACGAAATTCTATCTGCCGGAAACGCGAGGGCGCGATCCCTCAGAGGTGGCACCTCTCGTCTCCAATGGTTTCCGGTCCAAGGTCAAATGA